The following coding sequences lie in one Lolium perenne isolate Kyuss_39 chromosome 2, Kyuss_2.0, whole genome shotgun sequence genomic window:
- the LOC127336090 gene encoding anthocyanidin reductase ((2S)-flavan-3-ol-forming) translates to MTSVTCDRTRRKSACVTGGDGYIASALVKMLLEKGYAVKTTVRKSDDLEKVPHLKDLQALGPLDVFRADLEDEGSFDDAVAGCDYAFLVAAPVILNAENPEKEVIELAVNGTLNVMRSCVRAGTVKRVVLTSSAAAVSDRPLLEGDGHVLDEESWSDVDFLRENQTIGWAYAVSKVLVEKAACAFAEEKGISLVTVCPVVVVGAAPATRVNTSVLDVLSLLSGDDDRIRILELIQRASGSIAMVHVDDLCRAKIFVAEAEDEAASGRYVCCSLNTTGVELARFLAAKYPQYNVKTDRFSGLPEKPRVRISSAKLVGEGFEFRYKTLDEIYDNVVDYGRALGILKY, encoded by the exons ATGACGTCGGTGACATGTGACCGGACGAGGAGGAAGTCGGCGTGCGTAACCGGAGGGGACGGGTACATCGCGTCGGCGCTCGTGAAGATGTTGCTGGAGAAGGGATACGCCGTGAAGACGACCGTCAGAAAGTCCG ATGACCTGGAGAAGGTACCCCATCTCAAGGATTTGCAAGCGCTCGGCCCCTTGGACGTCTTCCGCGCCGACCTGGAAGACGAGGGCAGCTTCGATGACGCCGTCGCCGGCTGTGACTATGCCTTCCTCGTCGCCGCTCCGGTTATCCTGAACGCAGAGAACCCAGAG AAAGAAGTGATCGAGCTGGCCGTCAATGGCACCCTCAACGTGATGAGGTCGTGCGTGAGGGCGGGGACGGTGAAGCGCGTGGTCCTGACGTCGTCGGCGGCGGCCGTCTCCGACCGGCCGCTGCTGGAAGGCGACGGCCATGTCCTGGACGAGGAGTCCTGGTCCGACGTCGACTTCCTCAGAGAAAACCAGACCATTGGCTGG GCGTATGCTGTCTCCAAAGTGCTTGTCGAGAAGGCAGCGTGCGCGTTCGCGGAGGAGAAGGGCATCAGCCTGGTCACCGTGTGCCCCGTCGTGGTGGTGGGCGCGGCGCCGGCGACGAGGGTAAACACCAGCGTGCTCGACGTCCTCTCCCTGCTATCCG GCGACGACGACAGGATCCGCATCCTGGAACTCATCCAGAGGGCGTCCGGCTCGATCGCGATGGTCCACGTCGACGACCTCTGCCGCGCCAAGATCTTCGTCGCCGAGGCCGAGGACGAGGCGGCGTCTGGCAGGTATGTCTGCTGCAGCCTCAACACCACCGGCGTGGAGCTCGCCCGGTTCCTGGCGGCTAAGTACCCGCAATACAACGTGAAGACCGACCG GTTCAGTGGTCTCCCCGAGAAGCCGAGGGTCCGCATCTCGTCGGCGAAACTCGTCGGGGAAGGGTTCGAGTTCAGGTACAAGACGCTGGACGAGATATATGATAACGTCGTCGACTACGGAAGGGCCTTGGGAATCCTGAAGTACTAG